The following are encoded in a window of Osmia bicornis bicornis chromosome 15, iOsmBic2.1, whole genome shotgun sequence genomic DNA:
- the LOC114873003 gene encoding tetratricopeptide repeat protein 30A isoform X2 translates to MYQEAWTICSSIVNQSNLEFKVKKLQAAIKYGQEDIVAAKNLVDQCSVDDVDTEINLGCLLYKEEQYEQALKKFANALQIAGFKPHLSYNVALCYFKLKEYAASSKHIADIIEQGIKEHPELGVGMTTEGIEVRSVGNTLTLHETALTEAFNLKAAIEYQLQNFEAAKEALTDMPPRSEEELDAVTLHNQALINMDTKPSEGFEKLMFLLQQNPFPPETFANLLLLYCKYQYYDLAADVLAENVHLTYKYLTSYLYDFLDALITQQTSPEEAYRKFDDLGNKHMEILRKATKRVQEARLNHDDSAVKKAVNDYEEALERYIPVLMAQAKIYWELGNYIQVEKIFRKSVEFCNEHDIWKLNVAHTLFMQENKFKEATGFYEPIVRKKYDNILDVSAIVLANLCVSYIMNSQNAEAEGLMKKIEKEEQAISQEDQEKKLFHLCIVNLVIGTLYCSKGNYEFGISRVMKSLEPYNKKLGTDTWFYAKRCFLSLLEQLAKQLVVLKDITLQECIQFLEHCEVYGRDVVTVVEQPFDMQDMLSVTPQGKETVVYEARYLKALFLKLQM, encoded by the exons ATGTATCAAGAAGCATGGACAATATGTTCCAGTATTGTTAATCAAAGCAACCTGGAATTTAAAGTAAAGAAACTGCAGGCAGCAATAAAATATGGCCAAGAAGATATTGTTGCTGCAAAAAATCTTGTCGATCAATGCTCAGTTGATGATGTTGATACAGAGATTAATTTAGGATGTCTTTTATATAag GAAGAACAATATGAACAAGCCTTAAAAAAGTTTGCAAATGCGTTACAAATTGCAGGTTTTAAACCTCATTTATCATATAATGTTGCACTTtgctattttaaattaaaagagTATGCTGCATCCTCGAAACACATTG CTGATATTATTGAACAAGGGATAAAGGAACATCCAGAATTAGGAGTAGGCATGACAACAGAAGGCATAGAAGTACGCAGTGTTGGTAATACTTTAACGCTTCACGAAACAGCTTTAACAGAAGCATTCAATTTAAAAGCAGCCATAGAATATCAACTACAAAATt TTGAAGCAGCAAAAGAAGCATTAACAGATATGCCTCCCAGGTCTGAAGAAGAGCTTGATGCTGTTACTTTGCATAATCAAGCCTTAATAAATATGGATACAAAGCCAAGCGAAGGATTTGAGAAACTAATGTTTTTATTACAACAAAATCCATTTCCACCTGAAACTTTTGCTAATTTGTTACTGTTGTACTGCAAATATCAATACTATGATTTAGCTGCAGATGTGCTTGCCGAAAATGTGCACTTGACTTACAAATATTTAACGTCG TATTTATATGATTTTTTGGATGCATTAATTACGCAACAAACTTCACCAGAAGAAGCCTATCGGAAATTTGACGATCTCGGTAATAAACATATGGAAATATTACGAAAAGCTACAAAAAGAGTACAAGAAGCAAGATTAAATCACGATGATAGTGCTGTTAAAAAAGCAGTAAATGATTACGAAGAAGCCTTAGAAAGATACATACCAGTTTTAATGGCACAAGCTAAAATTTATTGGGAACTTGGGAATTATATACAAGTGGAAAAGATTTTCAGAAAAAGCGTGGAATTCTGCAATGAGCATGATATATGGAAACTAAATGTAGCTCATACTCTTTTTAtgcaagaaaataaatttaaagaagCGACTGGATTTTACGAGCCGATTGTtcgaaaaaaatatgataat attttagATGTAAGCGCTATAGTACTTGCTAATTTATGCGTTAGCTACATTATGAACTCTCAGAACGCGGAAGCTGAAGGAttgatgaaaaaaattgaaaaggaaGAGCAAGCCATTTCGCAAGAAGATCAggagaaaaaattatttcatttgtgtATTGTAAATTTAGTAATTGGAACGTTGTATTGTTCAAAAGGAAATTATGAATTTGGGATATCCAGAGTAATGAAAAGTTTGGAaccttataataaaaaattaggaACAGATACTTGGTTTTATGCGAAAAGATGCTTTCTATCTCTTTTAGAACAGCTGGCTAAACAACTAGTAGTTTTAAAAGATATTACACTTCAGGAATGTATACAATTCTTGGAACACTGTGAAg tttACGGAAGAGACGTGGTGACAGTTGTAGAG
- the LOC114873003 gene encoding tetratricopeptide repeat protein 30A isoform X1, with translation MSTFIQNIYIKDGEYTKTIYTMIKEQRYTETIKVLITLLDVYPASRPCLSLLAHCYFYTQDFIASAQCYEKLVQLCPDESIYKLYHGQSLHQACMYQEAWTICSSIVNQSNLEFKVKKLQAAIKYGQEDIVAAKNLVDQCSVDDVDTEINLGCLLYKEEQYEQALKKFANALQIAGFKPHLSYNVALCYFKLKEYAASSKHIADIIEQGIKEHPELGVGMTTEGIEVRSVGNTLTLHETALTEAFNLKAAIEYQLQNFEAAKEALTDMPPRSEEELDAVTLHNQALINMDTKPSEGFEKLMFLLQQNPFPPETFANLLLLYCKYQYYDLAADVLAENVHLTYKYLTSYLYDFLDALITQQTSPEEAYRKFDDLGNKHMEILRKATKRVQEARLNHDDSAVKKAVNDYEEALERYIPVLMAQAKIYWELGNYIQVEKIFRKSVEFCNEHDIWKLNVAHTLFMQENKFKEATGFYEPIVRKKYDNILDVSAIVLANLCVSYIMNSQNAEAEGLMKKIEKEEQAISQEDQEKKLFHLCIVNLVIGTLYCSKGNYEFGISRVMKSLEPYNKKLGTDTWFYAKRCFLSLLEQLAKQLVVLKDITLQECIQFLEHCEVYGRDVVTVVEQPFDMQDMLSVTPQGKETVVYEARYLKALFLKLQM, from the exons ATGAGTACTTTcatacaaaatatttacattaaaGATGGAGAATATACAAAAACAATTTATACAATG ATTAAGGAACAAAGATATACAGAGACAATAAAAGTGTTAATTACACTTCTAGATGTTTATCCTGCT tcCAGACCTTGTTTATCTCTACTTGCTCACTGTTATTTTTATACTCAAGATTTTATAGCTTCTGCGCAATGTTATGAAAAATTAGTTCAATTATGTCCGGATGAAAGTATATACAAGTTATACCATGGTCAATCTTTACATCAAGCATGTATGTATCAAGAAGCATGGACAATATGTTCCAGTATTGTTAATCAAAGCAACCTGGAATTTAAAGTAAAGAAACTGCAGGCAGCAATAAAATATGGCCAAGAAGATATTGTTGCTGCAAAAAATCTTGTCGATCAATGCTCAGTTGATGATGTTGATACAGAGATTAATTTAGGATGTCTTTTATATAag GAAGAACAATATGAACAAGCCTTAAAAAAGTTTGCAAATGCGTTACAAATTGCAGGTTTTAAACCTCATTTATCATATAATGTTGCACTTtgctattttaaattaaaagagTATGCTGCATCCTCGAAACACATTG CTGATATTATTGAACAAGGGATAAAGGAACATCCAGAATTAGGAGTAGGCATGACAACAGAAGGCATAGAAGTACGCAGTGTTGGTAATACTTTAACGCTTCACGAAACAGCTTTAACAGAAGCATTCAATTTAAAAGCAGCCATAGAATATCAACTACAAAATt TTGAAGCAGCAAAAGAAGCATTAACAGATATGCCTCCCAGGTCTGAAGAAGAGCTTGATGCTGTTACTTTGCATAATCAAGCCTTAATAAATATGGATACAAAGCCAAGCGAAGGATTTGAGAAACTAATGTTTTTATTACAACAAAATCCATTTCCACCTGAAACTTTTGCTAATTTGTTACTGTTGTACTGCAAATATCAATACTATGATTTAGCTGCAGATGTGCTTGCCGAAAATGTGCACTTGACTTACAAATATTTAACGTCG TATTTATATGATTTTTTGGATGCATTAATTACGCAACAAACTTCACCAGAAGAAGCCTATCGGAAATTTGACGATCTCGGTAATAAACATATGGAAATATTACGAAAAGCTACAAAAAGAGTACAAGAAGCAAGATTAAATCACGATGATAGTGCTGTTAAAAAAGCAGTAAATGATTACGAAGAAGCCTTAGAAAGATACATACCAGTTTTAATGGCACAAGCTAAAATTTATTGGGAACTTGGGAATTATATACAAGTGGAAAAGATTTTCAGAAAAAGCGTGGAATTCTGCAATGAGCATGATATATGGAAACTAAATGTAGCTCATACTCTTTTTAtgcaagaaaataaatttaaagaagCGACTGGATTTTACGAGCCGATTGTtcgaaaaaaatatgataat attttagATGTAAGCGCTATAGTACTTGCTAATTTATGCGTTAGCTACATTATGAACTCTCAGAACGCGGAAGCTGAAGGAttgatgaaaaaaattgaaaaggaaGAGCAAGCCATTTCGCAAGAAGATCAggagaaaaaattatttcatttgtgtATTGTAAATTTAGTAATTGGAACGTTGTATTGTTCAAAAGGAAATTATGAATTTGGGATATCCAGAGTAATGAAAAGTTTGGAaccttataataaaaaattaggaACAGATACTTGGTTTTATGCGAAAAGATGCTTTCTATCTCTTTTAGAACAGCTGGCTAAACAACTAGTAGTTTTAAAAGATATTACACTTCAGGAATGTATACAATTCTTGGAACACTGTGAAg tttACGGAAGAGACGTGGTGACAGTTGTAGAG
- the LOC114873009 gene encoding nucleolar protein of 40 kDa-like, with the protein MANCKLNEIFLGEIASVQNYGAFIRIPGCSAQGLIHKSQVSSARVDDVAEILQKGERVWCKIISIGDDGKIGLSMKYVNQGSGTDLDPNGVELQRDTQKRKTIEKHERKTIHLEAVLNTTCTKCGTAGHLSKDCFMSPGGKKYELIPEIEEEQQPIVQPQTDDVTKKEKKHKEKRKKKRKVKKLKQNTDDSDSDRKEIVKKKKKKYSKDQKRKKKKHSNSFSDESSNESLSSHDVKAHKRKHSDNSIDKHSKKSKHSKSKHSTD; encoded by the exons ATGGCAAATTGTAAgctaaatgaaatatttcttggAGAAATTGCATCGGTACAGAATTACGGAGCTTTTATCAGAATTCCGGGCTGCTCAGCCCAGGGACTGATACATAAATCACAG GTAAGCTCTGCTCGTGTCGACGATGTTGCAGAGATTTTGCAAAAAGGAGAACGAGTATGGTGTAAAATTATTTCGATCGGAGATGATGGTAAAATAGGATTGTCAATGAAATACGTGAATCAAGGAAGCGGTACAGATTTAGATCCGAATGGAGTTGAATTACAGAGAGACACACAAAAGAGAAAAACTATAGAAAAACATGAACGTAAAACCATACATTTAGAAGCTGTCCTTAATACTACGTGCACTAAATGTGGAACTGCTGGTCATTTATCTAAAGACTGCTTTATGTCTCCTGGTgggaaaaaatatgaattaatCCCAGAGATTGAAGAAGAACAACAACCTATTGTTCAACCGCAAACTGATGATGTAactaaaaaagagaaaaaacacaaagagaaaagaaagaaaaaaaggaaagttaAAAAACTTAAGCAAAATACGGATGATAGCGATTCggatagaaaagaaattgttaaaaagaaaaagaaaaagtattcTAAAGAtcaaaagaggaaaaaaaagaagcataGTAATTCATTTAGCGATGAAAGCTCCAACGAAAGTTTGTCTAGTCATGATGTAAAAGCTCATAAACGAAAGCATTCAGACAATAGTATAGACAAACATTCCAAAAAATCCAAACATTCGAAAAGTAAACACTCCACTGATTGA